Sequence from the Crassostrea angulata isolate pt1a10 chromosome 9, ASM2561291v2, whole genome shotgun sequence genome:
aacttgcGAAAAGATTACTAAACGAAACTGTTGACCCGTTGGATCTGTATTATCATCTTgattgtcagtagcttgcctcgccttagaaactgttcattcgtagagcatgcccttgcgtatcgaattacTAGTAACTGAGGGACAAAAACTCCTATCCAGCTGatgatatatatttgaaaaatgaaaaaaaaaaatactgtacaaTTACATTATTTTAGAACATTGTTCAGtcttacagatacatgtatatacatgtatgatgaacGGAAAGCAAACGCCAGCTCAATGCAAAATTtcactgttttaattttttttaaaatctgataaagatctttttctgttttaatgaTATCAAACAAGGTCCTGAGACAGACACTAGAGCATGATATCGCAATGTTGCAACTTTTATGAAGATGACGTCACTTTCATGACGTTatcgtgattttttttctatcagtAAAACCATATCAAACAGACTATAAAGGAATTTGAAATTGCCAGGGGGAGTCCGGACCCCTCTTCTTTCTAGATCCGCTCATGTTCTGGTCTCGACATGGAAAgttcaaatttctttaatttatgtGGTAAAATTACCGTCAGTGTGCCGTTGACACCCCTCTCCGGCAAGCCTAACTATCCTTCGGAGATTCATCGGGTAAAATTATAAAGAGGTACTAGCTTTTAAAGACAGCATTTATCAATGAACGTCAATACATGCTACAACACTCCAAATTAAGATTGTTAGGGCgctgaaaaaataactttgatataATCAAAGTTTTAGCCAGAAgacaacttttttaaaattctattaaggggcatggtcacgattttggtaaatttctatttttctgtttttattatttacaatgctaaggaatgcatttcaaatgaacaaatgaaatttgagagtcattcgtagagttataagcaagatactttgtcatgtaaacaaggctcgtgccctgtttttgtttacataggttcaatataccagtaaaaatctttttccatcttatttgtctatctttttatttcttttaagcacagataaacagttcctaacgtttagcacattcattttaggtttaaCCCGGAAATtattacttcaacattcaaaatgtaaacaaacactttgtttacatagcgaagaatttcaagctctgtaactcgcttgtaactaaacaaatgacactcaaatttcggttgcctattaaaaatgcctttctgaagcattgtaaattttaaattggaaaaatattttttgaccaaaatcgtgaccatgcccctttaacattCACTGTAGTTAAATTCAGCAGCATATTAGTATAAAAGCGAAGACTACATATACACTGTatgttttaagattttttgaaGTTGACTTTATTGGAATAATAATCAATGACTGTAAAAATCAGTGTGATGGTATTATAAACTAATGAAGTCTTAAACCTCCCATTTTGGCTCACATGGCTAAAAGCTCAAATTAACTGTTATAATCATTTCTTGTctatttgtctgtctgtttgtccgtcCGCTTGTGAACTTTTCACACTTTTTTCTTCTCATCCAGAACCACAAGGTTAATCTTAACTAAACTTGGCACAGATCATTCCTAGATACATGCAGAAGGTGTATATCTTAGGGTTGGGTTTGATTTACAAATTAGCATTACTTACTCCGATCTAAGATTcatcccaaaaaaaaaatcacaaaaattatttttgataagctatatattatgtacatgcacataaaaacataaaacatatttattgtcTAAATATGTTTTCAGACAATACCATCCAATTCAGTGAAGAactatataaatgaaatatgttggCATACACCGAGTAATTTTGTGACATTCAATGCTCAAAATATGAACAtgactttttttattatatatatcatataaacttGAATTCATACATTTATGTTCACATAGTTTGATACCATATGTTATATTCACAGtttgattacaaaaaatatttaaactcagtatatatatatatataaagttgcGCCCACATATGCTACGTTAGTAATGGGGTATTTAGAAAATACACTTTTTGAAAGAACATCAGAAGTGTTTGATGCCGAACTTAGTACCTATATAGGATCCAATTGGAAACGCTATCTTGAcgactgtttcattttctggaCTAAAGGGGAAGACGACTTAGAGAAATTTCATTCTTTACTAAATactttaaatgaatcaatacaaTTTACGATGGAGAAGAGTGACAAGGAAATTCCATTTTTAGATCTACGTATTATAAAAAATGGGTCATGTATAACAACGGATTTATACTGTAAGCCCACGGACACACACCAATATCTGGATTTTAGATCATGCCACCCTTCCCACACAAAACGCAATATTCCGTTTAACTTAGCACGGAGAATTTGTACAATTATCACAGACAAAACCTTACGATCTAAACGTCTggaagaattaaaaatatttctgcaaCGTCAGAGATACCCGAAAAATTTAATCAACGCTGGAGTAAAAAGAGCGACACAAATTCCATTACATGTTCTACGTAATCCTCGCCGGTCTTCTAATAATCGCAACAACGACGGGAAACTTGCTTTTGTTGTGACCCACAATCCAAGGAACAGAAATATTCTAACAGACGCAAAACGACTTTACCCTATATTAGAACAGTCAAAAAATATGAGGAAATTATTACAATCCGAGGACATAATCAGTAGCCAACGACAAGCACCAAATCTTAAACACATATTGACCAAGGCCCGATTTACAATGCAGGAGGAAAttccatctgtgaaaaaatgcgGCGACCCGAGATGTGGTACATGTGCCTACATAGAAGAAGGAAATACAATTCTACTAAAATCTGGGATGGAAATTCGCGCCAATTCGTCGATGAACTGTAAATcggaaaatgttatttattgtgCTATTTGCCCAACATGCAAAGAATTTTATATTGGACAGACGGGGAAACTAAACGCGCGTGTTCGTGTCCACAAGCAACAGATTAAAGACCCGAGTGTTCGTAATACTCCATGCTGTGAACATTTTGCTGAATGCGGCCAGGGAAAATTTACCCTATTCCCATTTTATAAACttccaaatgaaaatgaaatactgcgCTTAGCCAAGGAAGACcactttattaaattatttaaaccaaaacTTAATCGCACCCAGTGAAAAATTCATTATATGCATGTGATATAATTGaatcatttgttatatttgcgattattatttttttagcgCCTTTTTGCTCTGTGACTCTAACTTTCCGCTACTTTaacgttattatgacgtcacaatgaactTTTGCTTATTGACGTTACTACGTTACATATTAGTCATTTGTACATAACTGCCTGAAGAGCCAGGAATGGCGAAAACGTTTGCGGTTAAtaggatcaatttgtgattttattctggatatttatcatttttaaattatatatatatatatatatatatatatatatatatatatatatatatatatatatatatatatatatatatatatatatatataaaataacaacACTAATCGCAAAACGTAAGCGCTTTCATTTCTTCCTCAGACTTTtcacaatacatttaaaaacaattgacgtttaatgattgatattaacgtcactttttttaaacaagaggcccatgggccacatcgctcacatgaggaacaataggtatgataaagtcagcttaatggagtcataatacatgtagatcctgtataaataaaatccattttccccccttggaactcggatagccgaTTGCTGCCAATacttacaagagcagactttaatcaccgctcctgcacatatatagggactcaacgttacgcaggcagggatgaccgcacacctacgcaactgaacaggtaccaacgttaacgcaagcatgGATGACCGcgcacttgcgccaacagctcaacctaacgcaagtaGGGAATGCctcacacttgcgctagaaaggccagaacaccagcagggatgaccacacactagtgctccgccgcaaccaccaccaatacaagcagatatgaccgcacacttgtattaatgcgatacagggcagggatgaccacaccctctgtatcgtaggttagaAAACACGGAGATTATATAGAGCAGGAATGTCCACACACACTCAATTTATCCGTACCCGCTCAAGTTCCACCCCAAACAGTTGCTCTTCgtaatgcaatagacactgtccctatatatgtgccggcctaaaataattcaaactaatccggcctaacccaaaactacttatgcagaacaacttatatacattgaatatttattattgtataaaaataatcatcacaataattggttaacagtggatgcattaattaaaataatcaagaatcaatcaATCAAGGGCAAttactcaatacagtaatacaaaaagattctaatgaaaaaaaaactgcctGCTTCAagtttatagtcatatcacatgttgagtattgagcagttctcaaaaagatcctttacaattgtttatatatgggatatttagctacatcaaactctgaaccttcttgtgaggccgaagaattgtcctggagccaaagtcttaacaattataaagaatcatcttgctgattagtttctgagaagatttttaaagatttaccttatatattcctatgtaaaactttaacaccccccccccccaatgtggcctcaccctacccccagggatcatgattttcacaactttgaatctacactacctgaggatacttccacacaagttttagctttcctggctgattagtttctgagaagaagatttttaaatagttattctatatattcctatgtaaaacttcgacccccccccccccattgtgccccaccctacccccagggatcatgattttcacaactttgaatcaacactgcctgaggatgattccacaaaagtttcagctttcctggctgattagtttctgagaagaagatttttaaagatttactctatatatccctatgtaaaattttaacacccccccccccaatgtggtctcaccctacccccagggatcatgatcttcacaactttgaatctacgatacctgaggatgcttccacacaagtttcagctttcctggctgattagtttctgagaagaagatttttaaagatttactctatattttcctatgtaaaacttcgaccccccattgtggccccaccctacccccagggatcatgattttcacaactttgaatctacattacttgagggtgcttccacacaagtttcagctttcctggctgtttagtttctgagaagaagatttttaaagatttactctatattttcctatgtaaaacttcgaccccccattgtggcctcaccctacccccaggggtaagaatttcacaaatttgaatctacactacctgaggatgcttccacacaagtttcagctttcctggctgattagtttctgagaagaagatttttaaagatgtactctatatattcctatgtaaaacttcgaccccccccccccattgtggcccaaccctacccccaggggtcatgattttcacaactttgaatctacactacctgaggatgcttccatacaagtttcagcttttctggctgattagtttctgagaagaagatttttaaagatttactctatatattcctatgtaaaacttcgaccccccattgtggccccaccctacccccaggggtcatgatcttcacaactttgaatctacactacctgaggatgcttccacacaagtttcagcttttctggctgattagtttctgagatgaagatttttaaagatttactctatatattcatatgtaaaacttcgaccccccattgtggccccaccctacccccaggggtcatgaatttcacaactctGAGTCTACACTTCCACACatgttttagctttcctggcaaTCTGGTTCttgatttttcaagatttttgaaaatttctcgaaatttttcattaatttctaattatctccccttgaaaacgggtgtggcccttaattttcacaactttgaatcctctttgcctaaggatgatttgtgccaagtttggttgaaattggcctagtagttcttgagaagatgttgaaaatgtgaaaagtttacggacggacggacagacggacgacagacaaaatgtgatcagaatagctcacttgagctttcagctcaggtgagctaaaaatgtatTGTGAAACGTCTGTGGAAGAAATGAAAGCGCTTACGTTTTGCGATtagtgttgttatttttttttttaatatatattaccgGGCACtgtgattttttaattatatatatatatcctttttCTCGTTGCATAGCCCAACACATATCACATTCATATAATACAGGTATATACacaatatgtttacattttaagcACAGTTTTTCTTTACATGCTATATTGGATTTTCTTCAATTTACCCGTGTCCCACTCGGCCAAAAAGAGGTTGTCTTTGGTGTCCACGCATAAACCCATTGGAATTCGAAGCTGTAATTGGCAGTTTTctatgtagcggaggaactgtccatcctgatccaggatgtggatacagtGGTTGTTACAGTCTAATACCAACACACGACTTTGGCTGTCTGTGGTAATACCGCGTGGGCTAAATTGTCTCTTGGTAGGAGATTGATGGCCGGTGTAGGtgaaccggagtttcccggcttgattgaccaccactactgcactgGCGTCAtggtctgacacacagatatctaggttcctgttctcactgatgtattttgTATCACCAGATGAAAAGAGAGGTTCTCCCGTGTCATTGTACTgaatgctttgtttctttttggaGCCAGAGTAGCGCActacttttgtttgtttaacatCTTCATCGCCACCACTGTCATCATCATCTTTGtcatcactgtccatgacaaccagaAGGTCACCAGACAAAGTACTACAAATATTGAGAGGTTTCCACCCTTCTAggctgatcactgtctgtaccTCTGTATTTTTCACAATGTTTACAGTTCTATCATGGTAGTCAGTGTAGAGCAAATCCCcgctccttgtcactgctatgtcccatGGATTGTTCCCTGTGTTGGTTTGTATGGACTTCAGTAGATCCCCCTGAAGATTGTAGAGGTTCATTATATTGTTTAAACCACGCGTCCAGATCTCTGTATCATTTAGACATGACACACCGGATATATGTTCATACATTGTGTCTATGGACGAGATGATCCGAGGTACATCCATCAATGACCGGTCTAGCGGAGAGGACTTGGCTCCCTGAAACGACATGATGTAGTGTTGATCATCTGTTGTAAAAGATAAGGATGACAGAAAACCAAACTGTTCAGTCAATTGATCTATGTGGACTTCCCGAGGCTTAAAATTTAGTAAAGATACTTTAAGTTTAAGAGGCAATTGTTTGAATTCAGGGTTTCTGGATTTGTACTCAGAGACAAGGCAGACATTTTTGGAGTTCAGTAACTTTTTCAGTTCAACAATGCTGTGTGAGATTTCAGAAATGATTCTCgtgatttcatcttcctgtttctTTAGAACAACAAGGTGTTTAGATTCCATGTCTGCCACGTTAGATTTAAGGTTTTTGATAACAGTGTCTATTTTGTTATGCCAAAGTTTTCCTTGATTGTTGATATCTGTTGTCAGTTTCTGGGAGTTTTTATTCAGATCCGCTTTCTGCATTTGGATGTTAGATGCAATCTCTTGGTATGTAGGATATACGATTTTTTCTAATTCGTGTAACTCTCTGTGTAAAAcgctttttttcaaaatctcagtttgtgtgtgttttaaatgttttttagaTGAAATACACTGTgtacaaataggaatgtcacattggTCACAATGGATTTTGCATTGTTCGGTTGGGTGTTCCTCACAATTTGGATAGGTCAGAGTGGTAAAATATTGTTGAAGCGACACCACTTTATGAATTTCAGAGAACGCAGATAAGTGTTTCTTTTCACAGTCTTCGCATAGATGTGTATGACAAACTTCACAGTACTTGAGGGGCACAGACGTTTGACACAGGGTGCAGCGTACAAAATCCTGGGCGCTGTTCCAGGGGTCCATGGTCAGAAAacctattaaaaagtaaaagagGACAACCGCGTTTaattcaatatatttctaatataCATAATAATGCAGAAGGTGTACATATGGTGCGCATTGATGAAACatttttccggtcaatttttcctTGGGTAGGTCGATCAGTAGGAAAATAAACCTATTTTCTTCAGTCATTTATTAATAtctaagaaaacatttttaagtcataaaattaaagtgtcattgatcaatttttttattgatcgaCTTATCAAatcgcattgatgaagtttttcagtaaatttttacgtcgaaaaatagaaaaaaaagtattgaattcatttcttaaattacAAGTTACCAGTTAAGTCATAACTCTTACAATGATGTCATAATGCTCAAGTGGAAAGATATTTCGTATTGACTATGTATGagatatacatgcattttcatTCTTGTAAAGTATACATTATTCAGGTTAAAAAGCgttgattatttgatttattcgTAATAATTGACGAATTCAGTTCGATATAGTTAAAATCTTCTACCGTGCTGTTTGGTTTCTTAGaacacatctatacatgtatgcatgtatagatgtgttgaatttttcaaaaatactatattacattttcaaatatactacattatattttctatttgctctttctgttttttttctgcGTCTGTGTTGTGATTTTTGAATAACTAGAGTTTGGCCTTGTTTTTATACCgcgattaatatttttttaatcaaatataacatgttgattaaaaaaattaacatttaattaatgaaatatacacatgtaacgtCAATATCTACACATTTCGAACGCGTAATATTGCACACAATTTGATGctgaaatatcattaaaatgCTGCTTTTGCATCAGCTATGAAACTTAAACACCATATTTTCCATTCTGCTGTATGATGAAAATATGCTCTAATTTGGAAatcacctacatgtatatgctctAATTGCgatatcagtttttttttataaatcgaAGCCAAAAACCCGTCTTGCATACGCTTACTTATTGCATATGATTGAATGCGACTGATCGTTCATTTACGATGATCATTAATAAAGTACTCTTGTTTGCACtagcaatacatgtatgatttatttaagtgaaaaacaaataaactacGCTGCATACTCGTTGTTGATAAGAGGGGTTGAAGACTGAGACATACCGAATCGATGCAGAGCagtatttttcaaatcaaacaaTTATCTGCGCAGTAATTACTGTGAAACAATACAagccaaatatttcaaaagatttttttttaaatagttcacctcacaggagacgattctGCACCACTTCTTAAATAAGTTAGAAGGAACACGAGAGAAGCGGCTATGTCTCAATTATAGTGTTACGAccaacatacaaaataaattctcgCATAATTCTATTACTAAAGAAGTTgcgatcaaattttgaaattatttaacaaattaaaacgCATGTAACTAACGGATTCGAAAAGTTTGAGAATTTTTTCACAGCGTAAAAATCTACTCTGATGTATCGCATTTGATTTCATGGAAAAATCTTATTCTTAGTGACATTTTCATGTAAAGTGCCTTTAAtgaaacaatataaaattatatctgCCTGTACGATTGAAAAACTTGTGTATTATTTGTGCGCAgcgtattttattttcttgtgcAATTTAACAACCCAAATCCACGTGTTGTGTGTACTTTTTGAgctattttacgtaaaatttaaataaaaatcaatcaaagCATGCCTGAAAACTCACCACATTTTCAAGGATTTCTAgcatttttatatgattttcaaTATTCATCTCAAATCAGTAACGTTAATGATTCAAAAATCCTTGAAACTAAACAGATTGGTAAGTGCAGTCATTATACTACTATACTTTTGATATCAAGTCGAACAAATTGCCGTTTTACGAATAAACAATTCATGTTTAtccataaatataatttaaacacTAGATGTGCGACACTTATACAATTAATAACATGCATGGACGTACAATTCATCTTCATAGATGATGGTTTCTCAtctgttcttttttatacaaGAAACAAATTTCGATGATACTGAAGTCACTGTTTATGTGTGTATgttacaatgtacaatgtacagccaaaaaaaaatccgagaatcgcgatatttcttaaaaacttCGGAATACCGTATGCAACTGTTTGCACTCTATAAACGACTCTTATTTAAttttccatctttttttttaaattgaaaatcacTCGGTCGATATTCGTATtcatattgagagagagagagagagagaaagagagacagagagagagagagagagagagagagtaaattaATGCAGAGATACATTAATTCATTCATCTTGTAACATCGATAATACAATGGAAGAAATTAAATTAAGTCAACATGTAAAAATGTACTACTCACTGAATATAAGCTACGTCTATCGGCACTCTACTATCGattagtgtaaaaaaaaaatcgacgtAATAAATGCAGAAGTCTTATTTAAAGTTACATGCAAtcttgcattttgaaaaaaaaaatgtaaataattcttatatataattaattatttcaacgattatggtttataaaaatcgcatcacAAAAATACGACGGTACGCATGAACTTACAAAGCGATTGAATAGAATTGTAGATTCAGTACGTTgaagggggggggtgtattTAGTTGGTCTGTCGTATTTGATACACTTAATTAGGTGTGTATGAGtatgtttaaacaataaacataaacaaaaggtAGCGATCAATACCAAAAAATTAACGTAACCCGCGTTCTGTAATGTGGATGTCTCTATAGCCCGCATGTATCACCGAAGAAAGCATttgattgtttatatttacatctttcttttaataaattaaattaatgaattgaattgatcgtaataagtaagtaaaattcactaaattattgttaatgtacaccaGTACATTAGATGAAAGCTGTAGCCAAAGCGTCttatatgggaatttgagttaggcatcatcatgattactTCGTGCAATCCGTGATATTTCTTAGGTTGCTGGAGATTTCGACAAATCGATAAACTGCGTGGTTAAAACTGGACCGAGGAGATTTCAGTCTTGTCTGTTTCTACACAgctgtgaattacaatcaattttcgTAAGAAAAAGAGGGAATCATACGCGGTGGatgtaaatttaaatctataaatataagatgccatttttgttaaaatcttttCTCCACATTTTTGTAGTTGGAACTTTTCAGTGAGACAGtcaaagcaatttttttcatgGGTAATTTCATAAGAATTAAGTATTGATAACGTATAAAAGAGAAGAGGAATCGGGAAAGTAAATTCACACCATATAACTTCCAAGTTTCAAAAATAGctattgattgattttaaacttgctTCAGAACTATAAagatacttttaaaaaagtaatatcagtaaatatgcGATTTTCCGTGCAAAACGTTGatcaaaaagaataaatatttctccttttgaaaagaaactcGTGTATGccgcaaaattgtaaaaacatagGCATCGAATTTGACAATCTTTATCTTTGTTTGTTACATGTTTGTTAATAATTTGCCTCGCTGCAGCTTAGATAACTTTGATGCATTTAAAGGTCGGGGAGAAgttgatatttgttttctttagatATCCTTTATATATCTATTCATCTTATTttcgggggtgggggtggggagTGCATGTGGATTTATCGGAAGATATATTAGCTGCAGAACTTTCACTATATCTAAATCTTCAAAATGTTTTGCTctcttttgttaaaattgtaaaaaatctagaattgtagaaaatcattaattaattcTACTTCAAACAATTAAATACGATGTGAAAGGAAGTATAGAAGAAACAAATTAATGCTGAACAAAATTTGACGTCGTGTTAACATGTCTTACTAAAATCgtcataaaatgcttaaaacacACAAGATCTTGGATatctttgtatatttgtattcagaaAGAGTTGACTAATCGGAATTGACAAAAACGTAAGTTTGTGAAATGTTGACCTTAAGGGCCCTTTTCTCGTGACGgcagtcatatatatatatatatatatatatatatatatatatatatatatatatatatatatatatatatatatatatatatatatatatatatatatatattcaatatgatattgtttctaTGTGTAGAAGGGGGTTGCGTCTagtaaaagagattttaaactaataaaaatgtatttttaaaataagacaaACTTATCATTGTTTCCTTAAATAATActctattatatatataaattgtttgCATCGTTTAACTTGATGTATcctaaataccccccccccccccgatgttaaattgaatatcaatatcagtatttgtattaataaaatgcataactttattttcaataaaaaaatatttatctgcAATGATGATGGTATACAATCGGTTCGGCAGTTGCTTAAACCCTTTTTGATAAACTATCTCTACTTACCATCAATAAATTCTTTAGTAACTGACATCGTTGTGTTTTAAAACGTCGATAAAGCTTCATATCTAACCACAGTTATGACCTAGTATCTCTTcatattttattagaaaaaatgaGATAGTATTTTTCCTACGCAAGTTATCAACCTAAGAATGTTGTGCTTTTTGCCCAAATTTGGGTTATCGCCTTGTTGGATGTCGGCACCTACAAACCGATCAGTCATTGCATACCGCGATCAGCTCCTTGATAGCTAAGGTGATTTGCAGTTGTATATACTATCTCCGCacctttttttactttttgtagCTTAAATTTTCAGCTTAAACCattcaaaatcaatgtttgGTAGTAGAAATAGTGATGAAAAATATACAGGAAATCTTCTAAAATAAGATTACTGAAGAGTTGAAGCGCGAGAGacttaaagtaaaaaataatgacgaaataaaacaagagaaaagcgGTCAACGTGACAGCCAACAGGGTTTTCTTGTGTGTGAACAGTATTTATAATCTATTTGTTAACCTTGACTTGATGAACACAACCTATCCAGAGAAACGATATACTCTATATGAATATTTATCCCCTAAAAAAGTTCAACCGCTGGTACTTTTTTTCATAGATTATCAGAAAACAAGATGCTAGTAATATGCACACTTCTAATatgtgtacaattgatctgcaaaagaataacttcctatcttgaaaactgttggaGGAGTTACCCGTAAAATAGGGGAGTAACAATGTTTTGCAATAAATGACTATAAGTTCAATAGCTGGTATTTTTCTCATAGATTATCAGAAATCCCAATcatagcaatatgcacacttctgatatattatatgtacagCTGATCTGCAATAGAACCATTTCCAATCTTGAAAACTgcaggaggagttatccgtacaatagggaCAGCGTCGTCATATTTTGCCACAATATGACGACGTTTAacagctagtatttt
This genomic interval carries:
- the LOC128163580 gene encoding uncharacterized protein LOC128163580 — translated: MDPWNSAQDFVRCTLCQTSVPLKYCEVCHTHLCEDCEKKHLSAFSEIHKVVSLQQYFTTLTYPNCEEHPTEQCKIHCDQCDIPICTQCISSKKHLKHTQTEILKKSVLHRELHELEKIVYPTYQEIASNIQMQKADLNKNSQKLTTDINNQGKLWHNKIDTVIKNLKSNVADMESKHLVVLKKQEDEITRIISEISHSIVELKKLLNSKNVCLVSEYKSRNPEFKQLPLKLKVSLLNFKPREVHIDQLTEQFGFLSSLSFTTDDQHYIMSFQGAKSSPLDRSLMDVPRIISSIDTMYEHISGVSCLNDTEIWTRGLNNIMNLYNLQGDLLKSIQTNTGNNPWDIAVTRSGDLLYTDYHDRTVNIVKNTEVQTVISLEGWKPLNICSTLSGDLLVVMDSDDKDDDDSGGDEDVKQTKVVRYSGSKKKQSIQYNDTGEPLFSSGDTKYISENRNLDICVSDHDASAVVVVNQAGKLRFTYTGHQSPTKRQFSPRGITTDSQSRVLVLDCNNHCIHILDQDGQFLRYIENCQLQLRIPMGLCVDTKDNLFLAEWDTGKLKKIQYSM